One window of Desulfovibrio subterraneus genomic DNA carries:
- the dprA gene encoding DNA-processing protein DprA: MQRTDVSAAFSLGGMNDAQRTEFWASLALRHTSRLGPRTWKKLLEVYPSPYSAVLDVANWVERAGVSARMVSEYRSERWRGPAREEWNAAGKAGWRILLWTDPRYPNRLKEITDPPIFLYYMGDAGLLANPGVGVVGSRLCSRDGIATTRDLCRRLSASGVTTVSGLARGIDSEAHKAALESWGSTIAVLGTGPDCIYPPENADLHARICDDGLVLSEFPPGTMPEARNFPMRNRIISGLSLGVLVVEAAKRSGSLITARHALDQGREVFAVPGRVQARTSSGCHDLIRQGAKAVFACDDVLVEIAPLIGINADEWKTPEEVAPRQRRVTPPSPAARTFTGRHAAEQDESGATVLQGRNAAAGRGAPKRTTAAGMGVGMGWSADDEDCEHMDAAVRSAGCHRVPADVASMSLTDDMTPDELELFKALSGRETMHIDDLCRALDWQASKASAVLLMLEVQGAVRQLPGMHYSAIV, encoded by the coding sequence ATGCAGCGCACTGATGTTTCCGCTGCGTTCAGTCTTGGCGGAATGAACGACGCGCAACGAACCGAATTCTGGGCATCGCTCGCATTGCGGCATACTTCGCGTCTCGGACCGCGGACGTGGAAGAAGCTGCTGGAAGTCTATCCCTCTCCCTATTCCGCCGTGCTGGATGTGGCCAACTGGGTGGAACGTGCCGGTGTGTCTGCCCGCATGGTTTCGGAGTATCGTTCCGAACGCTGGCGCGGACCCGCACGGGAGGAGTGGAATGCCGCAGGCAAGGCCGGTTGGCGTATCCTGTTATGGACTGACCCGCGTTATCCCAACCGGCTCAAGGAAATTACCGACCCCCCCATTTTTCTCTATTACATGGGCGATGCGGGCCTGCTTGCCAATCCCGGCGTGGGCGTTGTCGGTTCCCGCCTGTGTTCGCGTGACGGCATTGCCACAACGCGGGATCTGTGCCGCCGCCTTTCCGCCTCGGGCGTGACGACTGTTTCCGGCCTTGCGCGGGGCATAGACAGCGAGGCGCACAAGGCGGCGCTGGAAAGCTGGGGCAGCACCATCGCCGTGCTCGGCACCGGACCGGACTGCATCTATCCGCCGGAAAACGCGGACCTGCATGCCCGCATCTGCGATGACGGGCTGGTTCTTTCCGAATTTCCCCCCGGTACCATGCCCGAAGCCAGAAATTTTCCCATGCGCAACAGAATCATCAGCGGGCTCTCACTCGGAGTGCTGGTGGTGGAAGCGGCCAAGCGCAGCGGCAGCCTTATCACCGCACGCCACGCCCTGGACCAGGGGCGCGAGGTGTTTGCGGTACCCGGCAGGGTGCAGGCGCGAACCTCTTCCGGATGTCACGATCTCATCAGGCAAGGGGCGAAAGCCGTGTTTGCCTGCGACGATGTGCTGGTAGAGATTGCACCGCTCATCGGCATCAATGCGGACGAATGGAAAACCCCCGAAGAGGTGGCTCCCCGACAGAGACGTGTTACACCTCCCAGTCCCGCCGCCAGAACATTCACAGGGCGGCACGCTGCGGAGCAGGATGAGTCAGGCGCAACCGTTCTGCAAGGGCGAAATGCCGCCGCAGGAAGGGGGGCACCCAAACGCACGACTGCGGCTGGCATGGGCGTTGGCATGGGCTGGAGTGCGGATGATGAAGACTGTGAGCATATGGATGCTGCCGTCAGGTCAGCCGGCTGCCACCGCGTGCCTGCGGATGTCGCATCAATGAGTTTGACCGATGACATGACGCCCGATGAGCTTGAACTTTTCAAGGCGCTTTCCGGCCGCGAAACCATGCACATAGACGACCTGTGCCGCGCGCTGGACTGGCAGGCTTCCAAAGCCAGTGCCGTGCTGCTCATGCTGGAAGTGCAGGGGGCAGTGCGCCAGTTGCCAGGCATGCACTACAGCGCTATCGTGTAG
- a CDS encoding HDOD domain-containing protein produces MMQDMRTEYKGRVLAVKNLPTLPKVLEEVTRLMEDPSTSTEQIAKVITFDQVLSAKVLKMVNSPIYGFPGRISSIQHALVLLGFNVIRGLIISTSVFDDMNKAMVGLWEHSVGCALASGEVAKTLGLKDPEEYAVAGLLHDLGKVVAAVQLPEIKPELEKLVATQDITFLQAEKQLLGFGHDRVNAWLALHWNLPPNISEAISYHHKPLSAQLYTKYACVVHIGNFLTRVFEYGNGGDNNVPVLEPRAMKLLGINQRMLESLLDKLSDAFLEVSDLGFN; encoded by the coding sequence ATGATGCAGGACATGCGAACCGAGTACAAGGGCAGGGTGCTGGCGGTGAAGAACCTGCCCACGCTGCCCAAGGTGCTGGAAGAGGTTACCCGCCTCATGGAGGACCCCAGCACCTCCACGGAGCAGATAGCCAAGGTTATCACGTTCGATCAGGTGCTGTCCGCCAAGGTGCTCAAGATGGTCAACTCGCCCATCTATGGTTTTCCGGGGCGTATCAGTTCCATTCAGCATGCGCTGGTTCTGCTGGGGTTCAACGTCATCCGCGGGCTTATTATTTCAACTTCCGTTTTTGACGACATGAACAAGGCCATGGTGGGCCTCTGGGAACACAGCGTGGGTTGTGCTCTTGCCTCCGGCGAAGTGGCCAAGACCCTCGGGCTGAAAGATCCTGAAGAATACGCCGTTGCAGGGTTGCTGCACGATCTGGGCAAGGTGGTCGCTGCGGTGCAGTTGCCGGAGATCAAGCCGGAGCTGGAAAAGCTGGTTGCCACGCAGGACATCACCTTTCTTCAGGCGGAAAAGCAACTGCTCGGTTTCGGGCATGACCGTGTAAATGCGTGGCTGGCTTTGCACTGGAACCTGCCGCCGAACATTTCCGAGGCTATCTCGTACCACCACAAGCCGTTGAGTGCGCAGCTGTATACCAAGTATGCCTGCGTGGTGCATATCGGCAATTTTCTGACCCGCGTGTTTGAATATGGCAACGGAGGCGATAACAACGTACCCGTGCTGGAACCCCGTGCCATGAAATTGCTCGGCATTAACCAGCGTATGCTGGAATCTCTGCTGGATAAGCTTTCTGACGCCTTTCTCGAAGTCTCTGACCTCGGATTCAACTAG